The Bacteroides sp. AN502(2024) DNA segment TCGTTTCTTGGTCCGCTATCTGATGTACAATAGGGGAGAAAAGGTCTTTATATTCAGGTGAAAGAGAATCTCCGTCACCGATAATTACATTGGGAGTATGCCCACGCAGGATATATTCGTTGGCTGCCCCGTCACAACAGACTACAAATTCTGCATTTTCCAGCATTTGCAGGGGAAGAGGGTGGTTGGGATATTCGCCATTGGCCAGTATCACGGCTTCGGGAGTATAGTGTTCGTTTTTCATTGTATACTCATTAATTTTTTCCATTTAAAGTAGCCAAAGATAGCTATAATGGAGTAAAGTCCGTACAAAGCAGAAGTAAAATAAAGGTCTTTATAGATATAAAGTCCACAGCAGACAATGTCCACCAGAATCCAGGCAAACCATTGTTCGATGTATTTGCGTGCCAGCATCCATATGCCGACAATACTTAATGCAGTGGTAAAGCTGTCCAGCCAGGGAACATTGCTATCCGTATATTCTATCAGTATCCATGCAATGCCGAGGAAAGAAACGACGAATGCCAGAAAAAGAGGTAAGTAACATTTCCCCGGAGTGTGTATGATAGGAAGGGCTTTAGGCTTTCCCCCTCCCCACATCCAGAAGAACCAGCCGTAGATGGCAGCTGCCAGGTAGTAGATATTGATGCCAAAGTCAGCATATAATCCGGCTTTGTAATATACGAAGATGTAGATGGCAGGCATCACAATACCTGTTATCCAAAGGTAGATACTTGCCCGGTATTCTAACCAGAGGTAGACCAGTCCGATAATCGTACCGAATATTTCCAGAAATTTCAATTCCATAATTGGGTGTGATTAAAAGCGGAAAGAGACATGTCCTATAACGTTTGTTCCAGCTTGCGCAGCATATCCGGCATAGTTCCCCCGATTCTCCAGTGTATCGGTGTAGTCGCTCGATGCCCAGCCGTTGTTTTCATATTTTTCATTAAACAGATTGTACACAGTGAATCCTACCGTGACTTCTTTCAGTACTTTTTGGGGACGGAAGCTGTATGCCAGATTGAGGTTACTGACAAAATATTTATCAAGAGTCAGTTCTTCAACTTCTGCGTTTGTCATATACTGTTTGCTTACGAACTGTGATTGCAGGGCGGTTTCGAATCCCTTAAATTTGAATGAGAAACGATTGTTAAATAGGAAGTCCGGTGAGAAAGCAATGTGAGTCTCTTTATGCTTTATCTGAATAGTCGGGAGAGAAGTCTGGCTATCATCGTTATGATAGTGGTAACCCGGCAGGTTCTCTACGAAATTTTGGATACGGTTTTTGCTCCATGTAGCGTTGATGTCCCATTGAAACCATTTGCACGGTTTGATTCCCAGCATGATTTCGATTCCCATGCGATAACTGTTAGGCACATTTTCGGTCAGTGCCTCACCGATATCGTTTAAAGCTCCGGTCAGCACCAGTTGGTCGGTATAGTCCATGTAGTAGAAGTTTGCACCTGCTGTCAACCATTGGTTGGCGAAGGTATATCCCGCTTCATAGTCGAGCAGCTTTTCTGCTTGGGGATACGAGTCTGGATCACCATCCGTATAATTGTTTCTCGTCGGCTCTTTTTGAGCTACTGAGAAAGACGCATAGACACGATGGCTGGAAGTAATGTTCCAGTTTAATCCTACTTTCGGATTAAAGAAATCGAATTTTTTGTCTACTGCCAGTGGACGCAGTGCATTCTTGCTCCAGTCATATTTATCATTGTTTCCGTTGATGGTATAGTTGATGTGGCGATACTGGAGATCGGCATAAGCACTTAGTCCTTTAGTGAGATCGTAATTTGCTTTCAGATAAATATTTCCATCGGTCTTCTTGGATTTGTTGCGATAGTATTCATGGTCGGGCGATAGAGTGCCTACGTAGTTTTTCACCCAGGGGACTCTTCCGAAGTTATTGCCCCGGTATTGATTTAATCCGCCGCCCAGAGATGCATTTAGCCTGTCGGTGGTGAAATTGAGAGAAAAAATACCACCGCCAAATTTGTTATCCATCTTCTTTTGACGGACCAGGTCAATTTTAGCTATTTCGGTGCCATCTATTGTAAATGGCTTTAAGCCATATTCGATCAGGTATCTGCCGCCTTTGTACTCTTCGTAATAACCATCACCTTTAGTATAATGTAAGGCAACGTTTAGATTCCAGGCCGTTGAGAAAGTGTGGTTGAAGAGAAGCTGATAATTCTTTTGCAGGTAATTATCCGTTTGATCATCGTAATAATGTTTGTTGCCGTTGGCGTCGGTGTACATTTCCCCGCAAGGATTGTAGCGTCTGCCAAATTTTTCCATTTCTTCTTTGGTTGCATATCCCCAAGCATGATATGTCTTTTCTTTTCCGGCAAATGCAATCAGTTTCATAGAGGTGTTTCCTGCAAAATAACCTCCTTGCAGGTAGTAAGAGTTCAAGTTCACCGAAGCACGGTCTATGTATCCGTCCGTACCGATATGGGAAAGGCGGGCGTCAAACGTCCAGTGGTTATTGAGTAAGCCGGTTCCCACTTTTACTGTTTCCTTGTGCGTGTTGAACGAACCGTATGAAGCATTGAATTCGGCGTATGGTTTCATAGATGCACCTTCGGTTTGCATATTGACGCTAGCTCCGAAAGCACCTGCTCCATTTGTTGATGTACCTGCTCCGCGCTGCACCTGCATATCTTTTACGGAAGAAGAAAAGTCGGGCATATTGACCCAGAACAGGTTATGGCTTTCGGCATCGTTCATCGGTATGCCGTTTACAGTGATATTGATTCGTGTGCCATCGGTGCCACGTACGCGAAGTGTCGTATAGCCGATACCGGCTCCTGCATCCGATGTGGTCAGTGTGGAAGGAGTCATACTCAGCAGATAGGGAATATCCTGTCCGAAGTTTACCTTTTTGAGTGCTGTTTTGTCTATATTGGTGAATGCCACGGGAGTTTTGGCTGTGGCACGTGTGGATACTACCTGCACCTCTTGCAGGTTCACTACTCTCATACTATCCTTTGCACTCGTTTGTGCATGGACAGTGATGCCTGCGCCTGATAAGGCGACGGCCATCCATACAATTCTTTTCATTTTGCTTACTAATTAGTTCTCTACGCCGGCATTACCCGGATCAGATTCTATGGGTATGTTCTCAGCCCGTCATGTTAAGGCACCCCTACCAGTGAATCGGCTGCAAAAATACGGCTTTTAAAGGAGGAAAGCAAAAAAAAACTTTTATATTTACTAAAAACAATCTAACTTTGTAGATTGTTGAAATGGCAATACATCTGTTTATTCATTTAATATATAATTTAATTATGCTACTCTTACTTCAAGCAACACAAGCTGCGGATTCTGTGCAAGTGGCCGCAGATAATTTAATGAAAGAAGCGATTGCTAACGCTGACGGGTTGGACAAACTTTCGCTGATTACTCAACAACTCGTGGATTTCGGAATCCGTGCCGGAGAACGTATTCTGGTTGCAGTTCTTGTTTTTGTAGTCGGACGTTTCCTGATCTCTCTGATCAATAAGTTCATAAGACGCCTGATGGATAAACGAAAAGTGGATGTAAGTATCAAAACTTTCGTCAAAAGTCTGGTGAACATTTTGCTGACCATTCTTTTAATCATTTCTGTTGTCGGTGCTCTGGGAGTTGAAACCACTTCGTTTGCGGCTTTATTGGCTTCTGCCGGTGTGGCTGTCGGTATGGCTTTGTCCGGTAATCTGCAGAACTTTGCCGGTGGATTGGTTATTCTATTGTTCAAACCTTACAAAGTAGGTGATTGGATTGAAAGCCAGGGA contains these protein-coding regions:
- the pnuC gene encoding nicotinamide riboside transporter PnuC; the encoded protein is MELKFLEIFGTIIGLVYLWLEYRASIYLWITGIVMPAIYIFVYYKAGLYADFGINIYYLAAAIYGWFFWMWGGGKPKALPIIHTPGKCYLPLFLAFVVSFLGIAWILIEYTDSNVPWLDSFTTALSIVGIWMLARKYIEQWFAWILVDIVCCGLYIYKDLYFTSALYGLYSIIAIFGYFKWKKLMSIQ
- a CDS encoding mechanosensitive ion channel family protein, whose amino-acid sequence is MLLLLQATQAADSVQVAADNLMKEAIANADGLDKLSLITQQLVDFGIRAGERILVAVLVFVVGRFLISLINKFIRRLMDKRKVDVSIKTFVKSLVNILLTILLIISVVGALGVETTSFAALLASAGVAVGMALSGNLQNFAGGLVILLFKPYKVGDWIESQGVSGTVKEIQIFHTILSTADNKVIYVPNGAMSSGVVTNYNAQVTRRVEWVVGIEYGEDYEKVQEIVYDILVADKRILNEPAPFVALHALDASSVNVVARVWVNSGDYWDVYFDINKAIYETFNEKGINFPFPQLTVHQGN
- a CDS encoding TonB-dependent receptor; this translates as MKRIVWMAVALSGAGITVHAQTSAKDSMRVVNLQEVQVVSTRATAKTPVAFTNIDKTALKKVNFGQDIPYLLSMTPSTLTTSDAGAGIGYTTLRVRGTDGTRINITVNGIPMNDAESHNLFWVNMPDFSSSVKDMQVQRGAGTSTNGAGAFGASVNMQTEGASMKPYAEFNASYGSFNTHKETVKVGTGLLNNHWTFDARLSHIGTDGYIDRASVNLNSYYLQGGYFAGNTSMKLIAFAGKEKTYHAWGYATKEEMEKFGRRYNPCGEMYTDANGNKHYYDDQTDNYLQKNYQLLFNHTFSTAWNLNVALHYTKGDGYYEEYKGGRYLIEYGLKPFTIDGTEIAKIDLVRQKKMDNKFGGGIFSLNFTTDRLNASLGGGLNQYRGNNFGRVPWVKNYVGTLSPDHEYYRNKSKKTDGNIYLKANYDLTKGLSAYADLQYRHINYTINGNNDKYDWSKNALRPLAVDKKFDFFNPKVGLNWNITSSHRVYASFSVAQKEPTRNNYTDGDPDSYPQAEKLLDYEAGYTFANQWLTAGANFYYMDYTDQLVLTGALNDIGEALTENVPNSYRMGIEIMLGIKPCKWFQWDINATWSKNRIQNFVENLPGYHYHNDDSQTSLPTIQIKHKETHIAFSPDFLFNNRFSFKFKGFETALQSQFVSKQYMTNAEVEELTLDKYFVSNLNLAYSFRPQKVLKEVTVGFTVYNLFNEKYENNGWASSDYTDTLENRGNYAGYAAQAGTNVIGHVSFRF